In the Pseudorasbora parva isolate DD20220531a chromosome 23, ASM2467924v1, whole genome shotgun sequence genome, one interval contains:
- the LOC137062172 gene encoding lysosomal proton-coupled steroid conjugate and bile acid symporter SLC46A3-like, with the protein MKRLYLIEPIVAIYAFASFMIYPLVSQYVYRRLWLEITNSSYPVSDDTSRCAANSSNHTSQQKEVQKAASLFSMYSDLSSMIPSLMVTLLLVAYSDQRGRKITIIMPLIGSLIYTLSFLVVSFFELNLYLLIAASFVNALFGGSGTMLGGCFSYVADLCVDDKQKTLRMAVVDMMIGLLAGVASISTAYFLHVSGFNWPFFTSALFQMVNLLYAIFILEETRVIDRSENAACCRALQKLAFGIYNLFAGGSNRTKWVLLLLIVTFSSLSFVNTGGLSIITLYELNEPLCWSEILIGYGSAAGASIFITSFLGVYLFSLCLSNKAIVFIGMLSSFISMLMTAFAKTTLMMFLVRIPAIFAVMPFPVLRSMMSKVVSKSEQGVLFACVAFMENLSSNVSAAVFSRIYADTVAWCPGFVFLLSAGLCLIPLSLLGILRCVHPLDSNDTQTLIRRWD; encoded by the exons ATGAAGAGGCTGTACTTAATTGAGCCGATCGTCGCGATTTACGCCTTTGCCAGTTTCATGATTTATCCCCTCGTGTCTCAGTACGTGTATCGCAGACTGTGGCTGGAGATCACAAACTCATCTTACCCAGTGTCCGACGACACTTCCCGATGCGCCGCCAACAGCAGCAACCACACCAGCCAGCAAAAG GAGGTGCAGAAAGCAGCTTCTCTGTTCTCCATGTACAGTGATTTGTCTTCCATGATCCCCAGTCTCATGGTGACCCTCCTCCTGGTGGCCTACAGTGATCAGCGCGGGCGAAAGATCACCATTATTATGCCCCTCATTGGGTCTCTGATCTACACGCTTTCATTCCTGGTGGTCTCCTTCTTCGAGCTTAACCTCTATCTTCTCATCGCCGCCTCTTTTGTAAATGCCCTCTTTGGCGGTAGCGGCACCATGCTAGGTGGCTGCTTCTCCTACGTAGCCGATTTATGCGTGGACGACAAGCAGAAAACCCTTCGCATGGCCGTGGTGGACATGATGATTGGTTTATTGGCAGGTGTGGCGTCAATCTCCACAGCATACTTCCTGCATGTGTCCGGTTTCAACTGGCCTTTCTTTACTTCAGCCCTATTTCAGATGGTTAACTTGCTATACGCCATCTTCATTCTGGAAGAAACCAGGGTGATTGACCGGTCAGAGAATGCGGCTTGTTGTCGGGCCTTGCAGAAACTAGCATTTGGTATCTACAACTTGTTTGCAGGAGGAAGTAATCGAACAAAATGGGTTCTCTTGCTGCTGATTGTCACATTTTCCTCCTTATCTTTTGTCAATACCGGGGGTCTGTCCATAATCACACTTTACGAACTCAATGAGCCGCTGTGCTGGAGCGAGATCCTCATCGGCTATGGCTCTGCGGCCGGCGCCTCCATTTTCATCACTAGTTTTCTTGGTGTGTACTTgttctccctctgtctctctaacAAAGCCATCGTCTTCATCGGGATGCTGTCAAGCTTTATAAGCATGTTGATGACGGCTTTCGCAAAGACTACGCTTATGATGTTCCTCG TGAGGATTCCTGCTATATTTGCTGTCATGCCGTTCCCCGTCCTGCGTTCGATGATGTCAAAGGTCGTCTCAAAGTCTGAGCAGG GAGTGCTCTTTGCCTGTGTGGCTTTTATGGAAAACCTGAGCAGTAACGTGTCCGCTGCGGTTTTCAGCAGAATCTATGCAGACACTGTGGCATGGTGTCCTGGTTTTGTCTTCCTGTTGAGTGCTGGACTCTGTCTCATTCCCCTAAGTCTACTAGG AATCCTTAGGTGTGTCCATCCGTTGGATTCTAATGACACTCAGACACTTATCAGAAGATGGGACTGA
- the si:dkey-5g14.1 gene encoding lysosomal proton-coupled steroid conjugate and bile acid symporter SLC46A3: MKRLYLIEPIVAIYAFASFMIYPLVSQYVYRRLWLEITNSSYPVSDDTSRCAANTSNHTSQQKEVQKAASLFSMYSDLSSMIPSLMVTLLLVAYSDQRGRKITIIMPLIGSLIYTLSFLAVSFFELNLYLLIAASFVSALFGGIGTMLGGCFSYVADLCVDDKQKTLRMAVVDMMIGLLAGVASISTGYFLHASGFNWPFFTSALFQMVNLLYAIFILEETRVIDRSENAACCRALQKLACGIYNLFVGGSSRTKWVLLLLIVTFSSLSFVNTGGLSIITLYELNEPLCWSEILIGYGSAASTSIFITSFLGVYLFSLCLPNKAIVFIGILSIFISMLMTAFAKTTLMMFLVRIPAMFAIMPFPVLRSMMSKVVSKSEQGALFACVAFMENLSSNVSSAVFSRIYADTVAWCPGFIFLLSAGLCLIPLSLLGILRCVHPLDSNDTQTLLSEDGTEASDDPPVA; encoded by the exons ATGAAGAGGCTGTACTTAATTGAGCCGATCGTCGCGATTTACGCCTTTGCCAGTTTTATGATTTATCCCCTCGTGTCTCAGTACGTGTATCGCAGACTGTGGCTGGAGATCACAAACTCATCTTACCCAGTGTCCGACGACACTTCCCGATGCGCCGCCAACACCAGCAACCACACCAGCCAGCAAAAG GAGGTGCAGAAAGCAGCTTCTCTGTTCTCCATGTACAGTGATTTGTCTTCCATGATCCCCAGTCTCATGGTGACCCTCCTCCTGGTGGCCTACAGTGATCAGCGCGGGCGAAAGATCACCATTATTATGCCCCTCATTGGGTCTCTGATCTACACGCTTTCATTCCTGGCGGTCTCCTTCTTCGAGCTTAACCTCTATCTTCTCATCGCCGCCTCTTTTGTAAGTGCCCTCTTTGGCGGTATCGGCACCATGCTAGGTGGCTGCTTCTCCTACGTAGCCGATTTATGCGTGGACGACAAGCAGAAAACCCTTCGCATGGCCGTGGTGGACATGATGATTGGTTTATTGGCAGGTGTGGCATCAATCTCCACAGGATACTTCCTGCATGCGTCCGGTTTCAACTGGCCTTTCTTTACTTCAGCCCTATTTCAGATGGTTAACTTGCTATACGCCATCTTCATTCTGGAAGAAACCAGGGTGATTGACCGGTCAGAGAATGCGGCTTGTTGTCGGGCCTTGCAGAAACTAGCATGTGGTATCTACAACTTGTTTGTAGGAGGAAGTAGTCGAACAAAATGGGTTCTCTTGCTGCTGATTGTCACATTTTCCTCCTTATCTTTTGTCAATACCGGGGGTCTGTCCATAATCACACTTTACGAACTCAATGAGCCGCTGTGCTGGAGCGAGATCCTCATCGGCTATGGCTCTGCGGCCAGCACCTCCATTTTCATCACTAGTTTTCTTGGTGTGTACTTGTTCTCCCTCTGTCTCCCTAACAAAGCCATCGTCTTCATCGGGATACTGTCAATCTTTATAAGCATGTTGATGACGGCTTTCGCAAAGACTACGCTTATGATGTTTCTCG TGAGGATTCCTGCTATGTTTGCTATCATGCCGTTCCCCGTCCTGCGTTCGATGATGTCAAAGGTCGTCTCAAAGTCTGAGCAGG GAGCGCTCTTTGCCTGTGTGGCTTTTATGGAAAACCTGAGCAGTAACGTGTCCTCTGCGGTTTTCAGCAGAATCTATGCAGACACTGTGGCATGGTGTCCTGGTTTTATCTTCCTGTTGAGTGCTGGACTCTGTCTCATTCCCCTAAGTCTACTAGG AATCCTTAGGTGTGTCCATCCGTTGGATTCTAATGACACTCAGACACTCTTATCAGAAGATGGGACTGAAGCTTCAGATGACCCACCTGTAGCTTAA